A genomic segment from candidate division TA06 bacterium encodes:
- a CDS encoding glycosyltransferase family 4 protein, whose protein sequence is MVKEMKNMGIEPRLLCPPQSPLAQKAAEAGINVSEICLDFFKKGEPLPYIRSVISISKEVKKFKPDLIHAQGANSLHWLMPFALFGKIPICCKLQDFEVSNRFSLWALRKIPVVFTDSEALRKRVILTYKINGNKCLTIRPGIEPLTEAAAEPVRAMRKRLGLGPSDIAVGICSRIHPRKGQHLFLKAVDILKEETSIKWIIAGDRETADLNYLEELDTLINNYRLDSRVSFTGFISDLPVFLSALDIVTVPSQEEPFGLISIDAQAQSRPVIVSNQGGLPESVEDGLTGIVMRKLDAIELARQVMVLASDPEYRRRMGRAGQKRIAQGFTIRQNALKIIEQYKILAGP, encoded by the coding sequence TTGGTCAAGGAAATGAAAAATATGGGGATTGAACCAAGGCTGCTTTGCCCCCCTCAAAGCCCATTAGCGCAAAAGGCTGCTGAAGCTGGAATTAATGTATCGGAGATCTGTCTGGATTTTTTTAAAAAAGGCGAACCCCTGCCATATATACGCTCGGTGATTTCGATATCTAAGGAAGTAAAGAAGTTTAAGCCTGACCTGATACACGCTCAAGGAGCCAACTCACTGCATTGGCTGATGCCTTTTGCTTTATTTGGCAAGATTCCCATATGCTGCAAGCTCCAGGATTTTGAAGTATCTAACCGGTTTTCCCTTTGGGCCTTGCGTAAGATCCCCGTGGTTTTTACAGATTCGGAGGCTCTAAGAAAACGCGTCATTCTGACTTACAAAATCAATGGAAATAAATGCTTGACCATAAGGCCGGGCATTGAACCTTTGACGGAAGCCGCTGCTGAACCGGTCCGGGCCATGCGGAAACGTCTGGGTTTGGGTCCAAGCGATATTGCCGTTGGCATCTGTAGCCGCATCCATCCCCGTAAGGGCCAGCATCTGTTCCTAAAAGCCGTGGATATTTTGAAGGAAGAAACCTCCATCAAATGGATCATAGCCGGGGACCGGGAAACGGCCGATCTCAATTACTTGGAGGAACTGGACACATTGATAAATAATTACAGGTTGGATTCCAGGGTGAGCTTCACTGGTTTTATTTCCGACCTGCCCGTATTCTTAAGCGCCTTGGACATAGTTACGGTTCCCTCGCAGGAAGAACCTTTTGGTTTGATCTCGATTGATGCCCAAGCCCAATCCCGCCCGGTGATCGTTTCTAACCAGGGCGGATTGCCGGAGTCGGTGGAAGACGGCCTGACAGGGATCGTCATGCGGAAACTGGATGCCATTGAACTGGCCCGCCAGGTGATGGTGCTGGCCAGCGATCCGGAGTATCGGCGCCGCATGGGGCGGGCCGGGCAGAAACGTATCGCCCAGGGGTTCACCATCCGGCAAAATGCCTTGAAAATTATTGAGCAGTATAAAATATTGGCCGGGCCATGA
- a CDS encoding glycosyltransferase family 4 protein, with product MKVLFVCPAFPPKVCGVGNYAALLIKALTGMGLEISLLTGDDPVDAKQYGLSRVHTVSNWKISQKTHIQAILKSENPDIVHIQYQQALFHPGWLGLSLPGQIKRWLPKALVVVTQHDLNYPYLFKGAGRLGFRKKAVLRKMWEYADAIIIGYPSGADEIAGIHPAVAKRIFNIPIGPGMEVDLPGKGHKEEVCRKYFLDSKAPLLVSFGFIYRDKDFPLILRSLKALKEKNLRTSYIHVGSEGDEKTYLTELMKMAKELGLDSDIVFTGELGVRETSFTLCAADIGLAIFTKSQDLGRHSTLPLMLQLGKPLVVTDEQNRPEGETPWVAVPAGDSESLVKAITGLHMDQSLKDRLGAGALETYKKHYSPQAIGEKTVAVYRILLAQ from the coding sequence ATGAAAGTTCTTTTTGTTTGTCCGGCTTTCCCACCCAAGGTATGCGGAGTGGGAAACTATGCCGCTTTGTTGATCAAGGCCTTGACCGGCATGGGACTGGAGATTTCCCTTTTGACCGGAGACGATCCGGTGGATGCTAAGCAGTACGGTCTGAGCCGTGTGCATACCGTTTCCAATTGGAAGATAAGCCAAAAAACGCACATTCAAGCAATACTAAAATCTGAAAACCCGGATATCGTTCATATACAATATCAGCAGGCCTTGTTTCATCCAGGCTGGCTGGGACTTTCCCTGCCGGGGCAAATCAAACGCTGGCTGCCCAAAGCCCTGGTAGTAGTTACCCAGCACGACTTGAACTATCCTTATCTTTTCAAGGGCGCAGGCCGTTTGGGCTTCCGGAAAAAGGCCGTCCTGAGAAAGATGTGGGAATATGCCGATGCCATAATTATCGGTTATCCATCGGGGGCTGACGAAATCGCCGGTATTCATCCGGCCGTAGCCAAGAGAATATTCAATATACCTATCGGCCCGGGAATGGAAGTGGATTTGCCGGGCAAGGGCCATAAGGAAGAAGTTTGCCGTAAATATTTCCTGGACTCGAAGGCACCGCTGCTGGTTTCTTTCGGATTTATTTACCGCGACAAGGATTTCCCCCTTATCCTTAGATCACTTAAAGCACTGAAGGAAAAAAATCTAAGGACGAGTTACATTCATGTTGGTTCCGAGGGGGACGAAAAGACCTACCTGACCGAACTGATGAAGATGGCAAAAGAGTTGGGACTTGACTCCGATATCGTTTTTACGGGAGAACTTGGCGTCAGGGAAACCAGTTTTACACTATGCGCCGCCGATATCGGGCTGGCCATTTTCACCAAGAGCCAGGATTTGGGGCGCCATTCCACCTTGCCGTTGATGCTGCAGCTGGGCAAGCCATTGGTGGTGACGGATGAGCAAAACCGGCCTGAGGGCGAAACTCCCTGGGTGGCAGTTCCTGCCGGGGATTCTGAATCCTTGGTAAAAGCCATTACTGGTTTGCATATGGATCAATCACTAAAAGACAGACTCGGCGCCGGAGCCTTAGAAACATATAAAAAACATTACTCGCCGCAGGCCATAGGAGAAAAGACAGTTGCTGTTTACCGAATACTTTTGGCGCAGTGA
- a CDS encoding O-antigen ligase family protein, translating to MLFTEYFWRSENQRRGSNPRMLLLQIFGLLALVISGWFMGWGINNGFLSLILLFIFGSGIAFAGINYPLNGLLGLLLVTPLMGFIMRLGIIPNVGAATDLIMLACMGGFVFNKKMSIGFGQYKQHLVVLTITYLLWGIVEVINPQNPSISVALFGYRGDVFPAITFFLALFLIEDRHLAVLKTFFLVLIWLCGLYAIKQMIFGWTAAEAWWIRETPVSSTGGIRYFSTMISAGVFGTYMLFMFFISLSWFKRGQGFLLNLFYLLTALLCVFCIFACQVRGIWVGFAAGLMFYLLFKKGSKIYRFLAFSVAVAFIIILFDIAAKDTTDDPFLAMVNSLRNPKESVSVQGRLGALATTWIPTVMGHPLGLGAGSVGGSRGQAQSALGQNDSRSVYITDNYYATIATNYGWPGLFLLLAVFVVSAATAYKISRRDDFPHHSMSASLFALMMAVIVLTFSGGIETIPVSIYFWFFVGLLAQWNSRLTTGGT from the coding sequence TTGCTGTTTACCGAATACTTTTGGCGCAGTGAAAATCAAAGGCGCGGATCGAATCCCCGGATGCTGCTTTTGCAGATATTCGGGTTATTGGCGCTGGTGATATCCGGATGGTTTATGGGATGGGGCATAAACAACGGTTTTTTAAGTTTGATACTGCTGTTCATCTTTGGCAGCGGCATTGCCTTTGCCGGAATAAACTATCCGTTAAATGGGCTCCTGGGACTGCTGTTGGTTACTCCTTTGATGGGCTTTATCATGAGGCTGGGAATAATTCCCAATGTGGGAGCGGCCACAGACCTCATTATGCTGGCTTGCATGGGGGGCTTCGTTTTCAATAAAAAGATGTCGATAGGTTTTGGACAATACAAGCAGCACTTGGTGGTGTTGACCATAACATATTTGTTGTGGGGTATAGTGGAGGTGATAAACCCACAGAATCCTTCTATAAGTGTTGCTTTATTTGGCTACCGGGGCGACGTTTTTCCGGCCATAACTTTTTTTCTGGCGCTTTTTTTAATTGAAGATCGGCATTTGGCGGTTCTAAAGACATTCTTTCTGGTGCTTATCTGGCTGTGCGGCCTTTATGCAATAAAACAGATGATCTTTGGCTGGACTGCAGCTGAAGCTTGGTGGATAAGAGAAACTCCGGTCTCCTCCACCGGAGGGATCCGATATTTTTCCACCATGATCAGTGCTGGAGTTTTCGGCACCTATATGCTGTTCATGTTCTTTATTTCCCTCTCATGGTTCAAGCGGGGTCAGGGATTTTTGCTAAATCTATTTTACCTGCTTACGGCATTGCTTTGCGTATTCTGCATTTTTGCCTGCCAGGTCCGCGGTATCTGGGTTGGGTTTGCGGCGGGACTGATGTTTTATCTGCTGTTTAAAAAAGGCAGCAAAATCTACCGGTTCCTGGCTTTTTCGGTGGCCGTTGCTTTCATAATCATCCTTTTTGACATTGCGGCCAAGGACACTACAGATGATCCGTTTTTAGCTATGGTAAATAGTTTAAGAAATCCCAAGGAAAGCGTCTCGGTGCAAGGCCGCCTGGGGGCACTGGCTACCACTTGGATTCCCACCGTCATGGGCCACCCATTGGGACTGGGAGCAGGTTCGGTGGGCGGAAGCCGGGGTCAGGCCCAGAGCGCATTAGGACAAAACGACAGCCGTTCGGTTTATATAACCGATAATTACTATGCTACGATCGCCACCAACTACGGCTGGCCCGGATTGTTTTTATTGCTCGCGGTTTTTGTTGTGTCGGCAGCCACGGCATATAAAATATCCCGCCGGGACGATTTTCCCCATCACTCCATGTCGGCATCGCTTTTTGCCTTGATGATGGCGGTAATCGTGCTTACTTTTTCCGGCGGTATAGAAACGATCCCGGTAAGCATCTATTTCTGGTTTTTTGTGGGGCTACTGGCCCAATGGAACAGCCGTTTGACAACGGGAGGTACTTGA
- a CDS encoding glycosyltransferase family 2 protein, whose protein sequence is MSLLVSAVIIAKNEEKYIGRCLRSVVWADEVLVVDSGSTDRTLEIAKEYGAKVMHHPWQGFGRQKNWAFEHCQGEWIISLDADEEMTTGLVDEIKRTLQQRPKHSAYRILRRNYYNDRFMHCWWPDWQQRLFKNGQARFETTPVHERLLVQGSTGSMKGYMDHRAVANLDEYLAKFNRYTTAEAVILKDLQRQKPWGNSFFLQGIARPVKTFFDYYILRGGFKDGMPGFYISLFSAIYRFTAAVKSLETDKPPAGRQ, encoded by the coding sequence TTGAGCTTGCTGGTATCAGCGGTAATAATAGCCAAGAATGAAGAAAAGTACATTGGACGTTGTCTTAGAAGCGTGGTCTGGGCGGATGAGGTCCTGGTGGTGGATTCGGGGAGCACCGACCGCACTTTGGAGATAGCCAAGGAATATGGGGCAAAAGTAATGCATCATCCGTGGCAAGGTTTTGGTCGCCAAAAGAACTGGGCCTTTGAGCACTGCCAGGGGGAATGGATAATATCACTGGATGCCGACGAAGAGATGACCACTGGTTTGGTTGATGAAATAAAGAGAACATTGCAACAAAGGCCAAAGCATTCGGCTTATCGGATTTTGCGCCGGAATTATTACAACGACAGGTTTATGCATTGCTGGTGGCCAGACTGGCAACAGCGTCTCTTTAAGAATGGTCAGGCCCGTTTCGAGACAACACCCGTGCACGAGAGATTGCTGGTCCAGGGATCCACCGGAAGTATGAAGGGTTACATGGATCACCGGGCGGTGGCCAATCTTGATGAATATTTGGCGAAATTCAACCGTTATACCACCGCCGAGGCCGTTATTCTTAAAGATCTCCAAAGGCAAAAACCCTGGGGAAATAGTTTTTTCTTGCAGGGGATTGCCAGGCCGGTAAAGACCTTTTTTGATTATTATATCTTACGCGGTGGATTTAAAGACGGTATGCCTGGCTTTTACATTTCCTTGTTTTCGGCCATTTACCGGTTTACGGCCGCCGTCAAATCCCTGGAAACCGACAAACCGCCAGCGGGGAGGCAGTAG
- a CDS encoding glycosyltransferase family 2 protein, protein MGISALLVTYNEEKRHLKECLQSLAWADEIVVVDSGSSDRTVEIARQQSAKVYHHAWQGFGPQKNWGIGKCRNDWILSIDADEIVGEGLAREIVKEINRPGAPAGFYLRISTYLGSRRIRCFEGLCLIRLFRKGRGEYDDLLTDETIKLQGPAAKLKGKIMHLGYDGYTEFISKFNYYTDLEAKKIYPQKIRTSKYFSGLVAVLEGLKVFLVFYFIRLGFLDGTMGLFVATYSLLYPMVSYFKAWEMQKGWFKS, encoded by the coding sequence ATGGGCATCTCTGCCTTACTGGTCACCTACAACGAGGAGAAGCGGCATTTGAAAGAATGCCTGCAGAGCCTGGCCTGGGCTGACGAGATAGTGGTGGTGGATTCAGGCAGTTCCGACCGTACTGTGGAAATCGCCCGGCAGCAAAGCGCCAAAGTGTACCACCATGCCTGGCAAGGGTTCGGGCCCCAGAAAAACTGGGGTATCGGGAAATGCCGGAATGATTGGATTCTTTCCATTGATGCTGATGAGATAGTAGGGGAAGGTCTGGCCAGGGAGATCGTCAAAGAGATCAACCGTCCGGGTGCCCCGGCCGGTTTTTACCTGAGGATCAGCACATATTTGGGTAGCCGACGTATCCGGTGTTTTGAGGGTTTGTGTCTGATAAGACTCTTCCGCAAAGGCCGCGGGGAATATGACGATCTGCTCACGGACGAGACCATAAAACTTCAGGGACCCGCCGCAAAGCTGAAAGGCAAGATCATGCACCTGGGTTATGACGGCTATACCGAGTTTATATCCAAATTTAATTATTACACCGATTTGGAGGCAAAAAAGATTTATCCTCAGAAAATACGAACCAGTAAATATTTTTCAGGGCTTGTTGCAGTTCTGGAAGGGTTGAAAGTATTTTTAGTGTTCTATTTTATCAGGTTGGGTTTTCTGGATGGTACCATGGGGCTGTTTGTAGCTACCTATTCCCTGCTGTATCCCATGGTATCGTATTTCAAAGCCTGGGAAATGCAAAAGGGTTGGTTCAAGTCATGA
- a CDS encoding glycosyltransferase family 4 protein, whose product MKSLRLLWITSVFYPEPGGGSGVHVYNCVKSLQKRGHRVTVVAARTDRGTPAEEIWPDGVRVVRYAGRFENPGRGIAAGRSCLNLLKNIDSDDYDAVLCGSLYSDRAAFKWIRRNKLPSIYFFYGPMDLEYKTELLGLARSKGVFARSVATLGLPLLGWWMKRQPSKHIAAAGAVATLSMHSQEIINRHFGLFPKIMTVIPGGANNEIYRPAEDKAALKKQLGYDQAQPLLLTVRRLIPRTGVDLLIDAMQSVVKKLPGAMLLIAGQGALKDELEKRSVGLGLRDRIKFLGYVTEEEKVRLYQAADFSVMPTTSLEGFGLSIAESLACDTPVLGTPVGSIPEILNRLDQSLVFKSLKPQDLAEGIVSFAGDQGLKTRLKGRTVEIARKYYSWDSAAEEIEKLAGTLSPGGIS is encoded by the coding sequence ATGAAGAGTTTGCGGTTATTGTGGATCACAAGTGTTTTTTACCCCGAACCCGGCGGCGGCAGCGGAGTGCATGTTTATAATTGCGTTAAATCACTGCAAAAAAGAGGACACCGGGTCACGGTGGTGGCCGCCCGGACCGACCGGGGAACTCCGGCAGAAGAGATTTGGCCGGATGGGGTAAGGGTTGTAAGATATGCCGGCCGGTTCGAAAATCCCGGCAGGGGAATAGCGGCGGGCCGAAGCTGCTTAAATCTCCTGAAAAATATTGATTCCGATGATTATGACGCCGTTCTGTGTGGCTCGCTGTATTCCGACAGAGCTGCCTTCAAGTGGATCCGGAGAAATAAATTACCGAGCATCTACTTTTTTTACGGGCCTATGGATCTGGAATATAAGACAGAGCTGCTGGGTCTGGCCCGATCAAAAGGGGTATTCGCCAGATCGGTTGCTACTTTGGGATTGCCGCTACTGGGATGGTGGATGAAACGCCAACCGTCAAAACATATCGCCGCCGCCGGAGCAGTTGCCACCTTAAGTATGCACAGCCAAGAGATAATTAACCGCCATTTCGGACTTTTTCCAAAGATAATGACAGTCATACCAGGCGGGGCCAATAACGAAATATATCGCCCTGCAGAAGACAAGGCGGCTCTTAAAAAGCAACTTGGTTACGATCAAGCGCAACCGCTGCTCTTGACGGTACGGCGCCTGATCCCCCGCACAGGGGTAGATTTGCTGATCGACGCCATGCAGTCTGTGGTAAAAAAACTTCCGGGAGCGATGTTGCTGATAGCCGGGCAGGGTGCGCTAAAAGACGAACTGGAAAAAAGATCAGTTGGACTGGGGTTGAGGGACCGGATAAAATTTCTCGGATATGTCACCGAAGAGGAAAAGGTCAGGCTTTACCAGGCGGCCGATTTTTCGGTGATGCCAACCACCTCGCTGGAAGGCTTTGGGCTGTCTATCGCCGAATCCCTGGCCTGCGATACTCCGGTGCTGGGTACCCCGGTCGGTTCCATCCCGGAGATCCTTAACCGGCTGGACCAAAGCCTGGTTTTTAAAAGTCTCAAACCGCAGGATTTGGCGGAGGGGATAGTGTCTTTTGCCGGGGATCAAGGATTGAAAACACGGTTAAAGGGGCGGACCGTGGAAATAGCCCGAAAATATTACAGCTGGGATTCGGCCGCGGAGGAGATCGAGAAACTGGCAGGAACCTTGAGTCCTGGTGGTATTTCATGA
- a CDS encoding glycosyltransferase family 4 protein produces MKVGFNCRYLERPVWTGTEQYLFNLLRGLDGLDEGPFKYLFGLNKNILEQKLILSSGRSQLETITPVGWPGGEVGRFGWDLRGVGSMANRYETDVFHGTSFTLPFGLKMPSAVTFFDLAFLRHPGFYSLKENIYLRWVTQQAAKTARAVITISEFSKEEIVSLLGIDPQKIFAIPLGVSSCSQVPAAKADDVLARYGLKKPYLITVSTVTARKNLKVLFQAMKIMRQKGRSGLKLCIIGRDGFGAAAIKEQCLKLGLGSSVIFAGPVPQEDLAALMVSALGALVPSRYEGFGLPVLEAMAAGVPVVAANASALPEVVGTAGLLADPEDPSDWVVKITSLLDEPSLAQKLRQRGRERAKDFTWRNTAFKTYQVYEKIIS; encoded by the coding sequence ATGAAAGTGGGATTTAACTGCCGTTATCTTGAACGGCCGGTTTGGACCGGAACCGAACAATATCTGTTCAACCTGCTGCGGGGCTTGGATGGCTTGGATGAAGGACCGTTCAAGTATTTGTTCGGTTTGAATAAAAACATTTTGGAACAAAAATTGATACTGTCCTCAGGCCGGTCACAATTGGAGACCATAACCCCGGTTGGATGGCCTGGCGGAGAAGTGGGCCGCTTTGGATGGGACCTGCGAGGGGTTGGCTCAATGGCAAATCGTTATGAAACAGATGTCTTTCATGGAACTTCTTTTACCTTGCCGTTTGGTTTAAAAATGCCGTCCGCCGTTACTTTTTTCGACCTGGCCTTTTTGCGCCACCCCGGCTTTTACAGTCTAAAAGAAAATATTTATCTGCGCTGGGTTACACAACAGGCCGCCAAAACCGCCCGGGCTGTAATAACCATTTCAGAATTTTCCAAGGAGGAGATAGTGTCTCTGTTGGGGATAGATCCCCAAAAAATATTTGCGATACCTTTGGGCGTTTCGAGCTGCAGCCAGGTTCCGGCCGCCAAAGCGGATGATGTTCTGGCCAGATACGGACTGAAGAAGCCATACCTGATAACGGTTTCCACGGTTACCGCCAGAAAAAACCTGAAAGTCCTCTTCCAGGCCATGAAAATCATGAGACAAAAGGGCAGGTCCGGTCTGAAACTTTGCATTATAGGGCGTGACGGTTTCGGGGCCGCTGCCATCAAAGAACAGTGCCTTAAACTTGGGCTGGGGTCCAGCGTTATTTTTGCCGGCCCGGTGCCGCAGGAGGATCTGGCGGCCCTGATGGTAAGCGCCCTGGGAGCGCTGGTTCCTTCCCGGTACGAAGGGTTTGGTCTGCCAGTTCTGGAAGCCATGGCCGCAGGGGTTCCGGTGGTGGCCGCCAATGCCTCGGCCCTGCCGGAAGTAGTGGGAACCGCCGGTTTGCTGGCCGACCCGGAAGATCCTTCCGATTGGGTCGTTAAGATTACCTCGCTGTTGGATGAACCCTCTCTGGCGCAAAAGCTGAGGCAGAGAGGCCGAGAACGGGCAAAGGATTTTACCTGGCGCAATACTGCTTTTAAAACATATCAGGTCTATGAAAAAATCATATCCTAA
- a CDS encoding glycosyltransferase family 4 protein, whose translation MKKSYPKPVILATNGSELGGGDIALRNLAVKMDSDKWRMIMVYPHPGPISLDLEQKGFKVHYFDDLDIMARGLGKIYIFKFLVRLVKSTSFFIKLINKERVALVHTNSSALLSPGLAAFICRIPHAWQVREIIERPWWIRRFLRLFMPLLANRIICVSSQAAKLFSRAAIEKKVTVVNDGVDLNLFYPRTDIPETKTQLGIPNGRLVIGYCGRLIRRKGVVVLIDSILDLLDKGYDLHLLILGVVVPKYQDQALEIQQLLTAKGLKSRHTLLLEVKDVAKYLSASDMVVQPSIEPEGFGLTALEAMALGKPVIATPLGGPLDLITPRQNGLFAIPGNSRDLALKIEDLIKDKRLREALGSQALNTVRQRFDAALVSKRVGQVYQKLMEPMQNSEADQ comes from the coding sequence ATGAAAAAATCATATCCTAAACCGGTGATCCTGGCCACCAATGGCTCAGAGTTGGGCGGCGGTGATATTGCCCTGCGTAATCTGGCCGTAAAGATGGACTCCGATAAATGGCGGATGATCATGGTCTACCCGCATCCCGGGCCCATTTCCCTGGACCTGGAGCAAAAGGGCTTTAAGGTTCATTATTTTGACGATCTGGATATAATGGCCCGGGGCTTGGGAAAAATTTACATTTTCAAGTTCCTGGTCCGGCTGGTTAAATCAACGTCCTTTTTCATAAAGCTCATCAATAAAGAAAGGGTAGCGCTGGTCCATACCAACTCCAGTGCCCTTCTTTCGCCCGGGTTGGCTGCATTTATTTGCCGGATCCCCCACGCGTGGCAGGTGCGGGAGATAATCGAGAGGCCTTGGTGGATCAGAAGATTCTTAAGGCTTTTCATGCCCCTATTGGCAAACAGGATCATCTGCGTCTCCAGCCAGGCAGCCAAACTTTTCTCACGGGCGGCCATCGAAAAAAAGGTCACGGTGGTCAACGACGGGGTGGACCTGAACCTGTTCTACCCCCGGACAGATATTCCGGAAACCAAAACTCAACTGGGGATCCCGAACGGCAGGCTGGTGATAGGATACTGCGGAAGACTCATCCGGCGCAAAGGAGTGGTGGTGCTCATAGATTCCATACTGGATTTGCTGGATAAAGGCTATGATCTGCACCTGTTGATCTTAGGAGTGGTCGTTCCAAAATATCAGGATCAGGCTTTGGAGATCCAGCAGCTACTGACGGCCAAGGGCTTGAAAAGCAGGCACACCCTTTTGCTGGAAGTAAAGGATGTGGCCAAGTACCTTTCCGCCTCCGATATGGTTGTCCAGCCATCCATCGAACCAGAGGGCTTTGGCCTGACGGCACTGGAGGCGATGGCTCTGGGGAAACCGGTGATAGCTACCCCCTTGGGCGGTCCGCTGGATTTGATCACGCCCCGGCAAAACGGGCTTTTTGCCATTCCTGGGAACAGTCGTGACCTGGCCCTGAAAATTGAGGACCTGATAAAAGATAAAAGACTTCGGGAGGCTTTGGGAAGCCAGGCCTTGAATACCGTCCGCCAAAGGTTTGACGCTGCTTTGGTTTCGAAACGGGTGGGCCAGGTTTACCAAAAGCTAATGGAACCAATGCAAAATAGTGAGGCAGACCAATGA